A single genomic interval of Arachis duranensis cultivar V14167 chromosome 7, aradu.V14167.gnm2.J7QH, whole genome shotgun sequence harbors:
- the LOC107458374 gene encoding protein MAIN-LIKE 1-like, with the protein MTVCYTWFHERFRVLPTDASEETVRIYPRAYILMLLSSQLFADKNANRVYLYWLPYLASLDDLGRYSWGSAALAWWSEYLPRNDAGDQRVVSAHLSLDRLHVHDFMWEPYSSPEVATVVHLEILVNEHRKLWTVVTRLIYFAAIEWHQVDRVVPQFGSVQHLLQLALNIDWLHAKDGRGGDRWFSRYYQEWHQHWENRVDLVIPVDRVADPGPSAEYLDWWGRVADCFDRGGSSQI; encoded by the exons ATGACGGTGTGCTACACATGGTTCCATGAGAGGTTTCGGGTTCTCCCAACAGACGCGAGTGAGGAGACGGTGCGTATATACCCGCGTGCTTATATTCTGATGTTATTGTCATCTCAGCTGTTTGCGGACAAGAACGCAAACAGGGTTTACCTTTACTGGTTGCCTTATTTGGCATCGCTGGATGATTTGGGTAGATATAGCTGGGGCTCAGCTGCACTGGCCTG GTGGAGCGAATATCTACCGAGAAACGATGCAGGGGATCAAAGAGTGGTATCTGCACACCTTTCTTTGGATAGATTACATGTCCACGAT TTTATGTGGGAGCCTTATTCTTCTCCTGAGGTTGCTACTGTTGTTCATCTGGAGATACTAGTTAACGAGCACCGTAAGCTATGGACGGTGGTCACTCGCCTGATATATTTTGCTGCGATTGAGTGGCATCAGGTGGATAGGGTGGTACCGCAGTTCGGCAGTGTTCAGCATCTCCTTCAGTTGGCTCTGAACATAGATTGGCTCCATGCGAAGGATGGAAGGGGTGGAGACCGATGGTTCTCCAGATACTATCAGGAGTGGCATCAGCATTGGGAGAACCGGGTTGATTTAGTCATACCGGTCGATCGAGTAGCTGACCCCGGTCCATCAGCTGAGTACTTGGACTGGTGGGGCCGTGTG GCCGATTGTTTTGACCGAGGAGGCTCGTCACAGATTTAG